Within the Candidatus Methylomirabilota bacterium genome, the region GAGCATGCCCGCGACGGCCTCCCAGTCCTTCCTGTAATCGATGGGGATGAAGTGGGTGGCGTCGCGGAAGTCCTTGCCCAGGCTCGTGCCCTGGATCTTGAAGGAGTAGAAGGCCTCCTTGATCTTGGCCGCGAGCTTGGGGTCGAGGGCGTAGTAGTAGGAGAAGCCGGCCGTGGGGAACACGGGCGAGGTGTAGACGACCTTGTAGTCCCCGCGCTTGACCACGCCGCGGTTCACCATGCGCTCGAGCACCGTGTCGGCCACCGCGGCGGCGTCGTAATCGCCGTTGACTACGCCGAGGATGGAGTTGTCGTGCTTGCTCGAGAAGACGATCTCGTAATCCTTGCCCGGCACCACCCCGAGCTTGGTGAAGAAGAAGACGGGCGCCTGGTGGCCGGAGCTCGAGGTCTGGGAGACGTGAGCCACGCGCTTGCCCTTGAGGTCGGCCACCGAGTTGATCCTGGTGTCGTTGCCGCGGGCGATGACGACCATGTGGTAGCCGCGCGGGCCCTTGTCCGTGGCCATTTGGGCGAAGGGCACCGCGCCGGCCACGTTCACGGCCCAGACCAGGCTGCCGGTGGAGTAGCCCGT harbors:
- the phnD gene encoding phosphate/phosphite/phosphonate ABC transporter substrate-binding protein, translated to MRRRLTTLAALIVLIAGWAALAAAAEGCAPRGKLDPIYCDDNGDGIADPPKDPAKLLNPDPLVFAYVPVEDPAVYGPVFADLLRHIEKVTGKKVQYFGPQNYAAQLEAMRSGRLHVTGYSTGSLVWAVNVAGAVPFAQMATDKGPRGYHMVVIARGNDTRINSVADLKGKRVAHVSQTSSSGHQAPVFFFTKLGVVPGKDYEIVFSSKHDNSILGVVNGDYDAAAVADTVLERMVNRGVVKRGDYKVVYTSPVFPTAGFSYYYALDPKLAAKIKEAFYSFKIQGTSLGKDFRDATHFIPIDYRKDWEAVAGMLEANGVVFSRESAEYKKLSAPPRRGGE